The stretch of DNA tttattcttttttctttttacatccgTCTCTCGTCTCTATTCATCTATATAAGTTCTGAGTATGAAGGCCTATTTAACCGTGTATGAAGTCACCACATTCTTTTCAACTTCCTTTCGAGGACGTAAACTATTTACTTGAGTTCATTTCAAAGCCTACGACATTGTAAGTAATGACTGGTTGTTACTGCCACCAGGTAGCTACAATTCACACCAAATCTCGAACCTAAATTCTAATATCTTATTTTTCTAACTATTACGCTACAAGTAAAGAATttaactttagaaaaaaaaattacatttgtgCCATTTAAAATCGAGGTCAATCGATAACATAACGGACACATAATTGGATGTTTTTAAACAATTTAGCATGCAAGGCACAATAAATAGCagctgttacaaaaaaaaaatgtttatatttctagaaatattttaaaatgatggtAGTTATTGCATTTCTAGACATAATAGCACAAAGCTACGAGCTAGTAGGGGAATAGGTGCAGTCGATTTTATTGACACAGAAGAAGTCCAATATTTACTTCTATCGAAATAAATGTCATGAGAAAAATCAGATCCTAATAGGGTTTAAACACTTAACATAGCTAAATGCTCTGAGTCAGAAATATTGGTTGTATATAACTTTAGTTCAGTATCCACTGTTTCTGACTCTCAGTACCTTTCAGTTTCTAAAATTAATGAAGCGTTTACTAGTTTGATGACACTGagataataatatttcaaagaaGACGTATTCCTTTGCCATAGTTTCTATTTCATGACATTTTAAACAagtctgtggtatatatatatatatatatatagatagatatatgtatatatatatttcccgaaTGTTTGTAGGCGCATTCGTAATGATTTATAATAAATCTTGcgataaaacgataaacgtcgcccttttcaagcctaaccaggctcatgggcccggtttcccggtttctgtggcgtatgtgtttcccctagctgaacgggacgccagtccatcgcagcgttattcaagaaacaggaagagagagtgagagaaagttgtggcgaaacagtacaacaggggtcgccaccaaatctctgccggagcctcgtggtgcttttaggtgttttcgcacaataaatGCACAGAACGCCCAGTCTgcaaatcgaaaccgtgatcctacgacctcgagtctgctgccctaaccactgggccattgcgcctccacataataaATGTTACTCACTAGAAAGTCCACGTTGAAGTGTTCTTATGAGAAGAAACCCTATTTGAAGGGCATGTGGCCGAGAGTTCAAACTAGCAGTACTTGACACAGAGGGATAGGAATACCGGAGAAATATAAGATttctgaataaaggttgtttaaatatgattatttacagacacagacacacattcacacatatacatataagcactaACATCTCTACAGGCATTCATATTCACagataaacatgaaaatatattaacgaatgcacataacacacacacacacacgcacacacacacacacacacacacacacacacacacacaaacacgcacacacacacacgcgcgcacacacacacttacatatatatatatatatatatatatatatagatagatatatgtatatatatatatttcccgaaTGTTTGTAGGCGCATTCGTAATGATTTATAATAAATCTTAcgataaaacgataaacgtcgcccttttcaagcctaaccaggctcatgggcccggtttcccggtttctgtggcgtatgtgtttcccctagctgaacgggacgccagtccatcgcagcgttattcaagaaacaggaagagagagtgagagaaagttgtggcgaaacagtacaacaggggtcgccaccaaatctctgccggagcctcgtggtgcttttaggtgttttcgcacaataaatGCACAGAACGCCCAGTCTgcaaatcgaaaccgtgatcctacgacctcgagtctgctgccctaaccactgggccattgcgcctccacataataaATGTTACTCACTAGAAAGTCCACGTTGAAGTGTTCTTATGAGAAGAAACCCTATTTGAAGGGCATGTGGCCGAGAGTTCAAACTAGCAGTACTTGACACAGAGGGATAGGAATACCGGAGAAATATAAGATttctgaataaaggttgtttaaatatgattatttacagacacagacacacattcacacatatacatataagcactaACATCTCTACAGGCATTCATATTCACagataaacatgaaaatatattaacgaatgcacataatacacacacacacacacacacgcacacacacacacacacacacacacacacacacacacacacacacacacacacacgcgcgcacacacacacttacatatatatatatataaaagaaaaaaattagcttTGAAATAGTGCAAAATAGTCACCAAAATGATTCCCTAAAACCATATTACAACCATTGAAAAATGCTGAGAACGTCAAGCAAAATACAAGCAAAATATAAGCACAATATAGGTAAAGTACGGTATAAGGACATATAAGGCAAAGTACGATATGAGGACGATATAAGTATCAAATTACAGATCTCCTATCAAGAATATTGTAGAGCGAATCCCAAAACTATCCATGTCCTGTTGGTGCTCCACATTTGGAGCTTGAAACTGAAAACCATTAACTCTCTTAAGCTGTAAAACATGACGGTACACCTTTCACCATCGTACGATCGTTAAAGGTGAACCCTGAACATCTAGGGTATTATTACACATACTATGTTATAATTAAACCCATAGTTGTTACACTAGTAACACTCGGTCACCTAGCAGGAATTACAACATAAGAACGACTTCATAAACATCGAAGCAGCTTCCCCCATgaccattagtattattattattaatattattattattgttattattattattattattattattattattattattattattattgagtgagagagcagtgcatgccatcaaagtgacactggggtaaaatatacgtagcccagtatacccatcatgactacccgtctgataagggtacactaagcacatgcatcacaaccatatatgcgcgacatggtgatctcatatcaagataaacagcacatgaccttgcaggtggggcccagttagaattttcttctggtcgagtaacccatcccgctcaaaaggtctctgaataagggttgtttaaggatgttgaacgaaacacccatgtttccagaggtgaattattcaaaccccaaagaatccctctcagcacatggctatgatgctcccctactactacttctcatgatcagagatgcacatatcgtcagcctctaaaggacatgctcaactgattaaggtcaaacaactgacaagaaaatctgtggtattgagcagaatatttgctgtagcccatcttttataccaagacaaaacaatgtacatgataacacttccaatcagttaagatcagaaaccacgagaaccactgcctggtactgcatcagggcatttattattattattattattattattattattattattattattattattattattttattgtctttgcacagcttttaacgttggagatgtactacggtgtcagctgttcactaccagtacatctccagcgttagaagctctgcaaagacaacaacaataataataataataataataataataataataataataataataataatttaatctcAAGAAAAGATCCAGCATCTTTGACCTTTGCAGGCACCTGCTATATTCGGGGTGATGGTCGTGGAGCGGTGTTTGTAGTAGATATTCCATCTCGGACGTACGCATAGAAAACGTTGGCAAGAAGAGTTGCAGAGGTCTGCAGCTCtaggatgaaaggatgaataaAACCTTTTAATGTGTGGTTTGGGTGATGGAAACACAATAGAGGATGCCGAATATTGATGGTGTACAGCTTGCTAGTGAGAAAAgcggaagcagcagcagtagcagcagcagcagcagcaaagttAGGCGCAGAAGGACAGCAAGAGGAGACAGTGCGGTTTTGGGAAAGTATTTGTAGCGTGTTGCAGTAGCAATAGAAGACATGTAGGGAAAACGTTCATATCGTGGATTAGCAGATGTGAATACAGTGAAGAATAAACAAGACGAATTAATGCAAAGCCTTTAATTCTATACCCCAATTATCGTTTCTCACTCGTACCTTATACCTGCAATCATCCGGGCCATCGAGTGGGCCTTTATGCTGTgctcgaactgctagaaatagcagtaaaatctcttacaaatcacattctactgtATAGGGAAAGGGAAGCACACAATGGATAATGTTCTCTTACATATAACCCTAAAATAGATcagatggtcatagttggaacacCTTTGGCCATAAGTCTGCTCAGTCAGAGCTTAATAACCATGGCAAAAATAAACTTGTGATCATCAATATTTTGTCCGTACTGTAGGCTATGTAAGAAATTACAGACAGAAAGGACGGAATTCTTCGGAAAAGGGCGAGACAAGCTTCATTCACCTcttacaatgaataaatatatcggTGAAAGAGTAACAGTCTACTAGACATTCTGGAATTGTTGATGACCATAACGATGCCGTATCGAATCGTCGGTTGAGAATAGAATCAAAATAACCGAGAGGATATTGTATTGAACAATCTGCTCATAGTCCATCGGTTCGAATCGATTGCTGGTATTTCGTTTGTTTCTGGACCGGGTATTATAATCTACGTGCTGTTGGGAATAAACGCCTGCACATTTAGAGAAGTTGCATACAACTAACTAGACTTCCTTCTAACTTCTCAAAAGAAGCAAATGGAATTAAATATACAGGCTCAAAAAGACTCCTGCTTTCTGAATGGTCTAATCAACGATCGGACTAACAAAATTCACATCTTTCCTCCCTCACTTCGTCGAGGTCAAGGCCAAAACAATTCGTTTCTTGATGGTTCTGTTTATCTAGTGCTAAATGAGTGTCATACGTAAAAACTATTCACTGCTGCAGGTAGTTGGAGCACAATAAACTAAATGAGTGTTCATTAGTTGGTTCACATAACGAAGTCCATCTCTAGTCTGGGCAATAACAGAATCTTTCGTGCAGATATGGTTCAAAGTTAATTCGCAGATTCAAGATTTGAATCTAACATTTTGAGCCAACtgatttctccctctctctcacacactgacacacacagcgtgcgcacatatacgcacacgcacatatttgaTGCTCTGAGTCCAGGCAAGATCTTAGTCATATTTTATACTGTCACTCTTTGTGGTAAACTGCACAATTCACTGAATCGTAGAAGAGCCATTAAAAGTTTTGTTTTCGTACGGTGAAAGCAAATCAGTTGGCCAAGCTTCCCCAGAGGGTGAGATGAGTCAGTATGGCAAACTAAAGAAACACTCGTTAATTTTTTAGTGGTACCGCTGATATGTCGCAGCGACCTGTACTTCTTTAGATGGTCACTTATTCTAGTGTAAAAGAAACACGTGATGTTTCAAGCACACAAAAGATATAGTAAATAAGATATTGTGatgttcattatattttcttaGAAGAGTTTCAAATGGGAGTCGCGACCGCGACGTTATACAATGTGCACTTATCTTAACAAATGTTGGCTTACGTATAAAGATTTCGTTTTACTGGATAGAAAGATACAAGGAAGCGATGTGGTCAACTGGGATGAAAGACAGTactagtaggatttgaactgggAATGTAAAAAGATATAACTAAATGCTGTGAGGCATTcaataggaaaataaataaaaattacgaaGTAAATGCATGCTGTTTGGGGTGGGTTTGAACATGTAGACCAACGGAAAGCGAAGCATTGTCAGCAAGTTAACAACAACGTATTCTACTCACATGaagttgtctttgtttttttacctCCTTTCGGTAAAACACGACGACCGTCAGCAGCTTGATCACCGATCGGCTTATATTTAGATTCCACTTGTTTTTTAACATCACGTCTATCCTTTGTTTCTGTCGGCGACCTGCCACTACGTCTTACTAAGTGAGCATTGCTTGTCTCTAAGGTAATCGGTTCCTTCGCCCGTTTTTTGATCATAATATTCGATTCATTCCCCGATACAGTTGATGTGCGGTCATTGCCATCTTTCCTCAAATGTGTACCTTTTGATGAATCCTTTATTGTATCTTCATTGTTGGGATAATCGAACAAACGTGATTGCGACGGCGAAAGAACTGGTCTTTTATTACCTGAAAAACTTGCTTTTTTAACTCTTATCGGGACTTTTGAAGATTTTTTTGATGCAACGACTGTTTTGGGAGAATTTGTTGAGTCAAGGAAAGTTTCAGCATTGAGTGTCCTTGATTGAGTTAAAGGATTTCTGTCAATATTAGTTTGTACCTTTTGTTCAGTTTCTAGTGAATCATCACTTAGATATTCATTAGAAGTCGACCGTTCACTGCTGAGCGGATATTCTTGCTGAAACATTGGATTATCAGCAACGTTCGTGATCTCACCTAAATGTGGCCAGCGTTTCAAAGAATTTCCTTCTTGTAATGTATTATCTTGATCGAGAGACTGACCTTTTGTTGGGAGCTTACTTGAGGTTCTCTGATCTTCAGTGTCAGGAAATGATGTCGACCTACTTATATTTTCTGTCGAATTTAATTTAGGCTTAGTCTGAACGAAcgaatcaccatcattattaaaaATTAGTTTCGAGTTTTGAGCTGCCAGTTTCCTTTGTACATCTTCCGACACGACGTCATCGTCGATAATATCTGACCAGTTTGGAGAATTAGAAACTGTATCCAGATCAACTCCATCAGTATCAAGCATCTTTGGATGATAAGACTCAGCTCGCGAAAATTCACCATCATCTGTGGTGGTATCTTTAACGGGAGTTTTCTCTGGCTTTTTAAGACTGAACAAAGCCCTAAATTTGTTATACCATGGGACAGTTTTTTTTACCGCATTCTCTTTGTTGTCAGCTTCACTTGACATTGGGGGAGTAGTGCTTTCTGCATTATCCTTCTGCTCTGGTGGGAACTCTGATTCAGATAATTGTGAACTTGTGTAGAGACTGCTGCTTTCGAACAATGAGTCATTATCTTCACTTTCATTATAGTTATTTGGTTTCTGATAAATTGTACTGTCTTCTTGAATATTTTTTGATGGAATGTATGGTGGTGGAGTTTTGTAAAAGGTGGATGGAGAAGAAGATGTCgaattcaaatttgatgtctTCTTCCCGTCGGAGTAGTATTTGTCTTCATCTATTCCTTGGATGCCATCACTACTTAAATCATTAACATTGCTGTTTGTCGGCGCTAATCCTGTCAGATGTTTTCCTTTGTTCGTATTGTAGAACTTGTCAAAAGGATTATATTCATTATCGTCACTTTCCCCCGTAATTATGTCTTCACGATCATGAGATCTTTCTTCTTTAGATAACTCTTCTTCTGAGTCCTCACTGAGAGTTTTGTCGCTTTGTCgcctttctatctttttcttacTATTAATATTTGGAGAAtgagttgaaatattttttactggtttcagaacATCTCTTCTGATCGTTGTATCATCTCCATCAGAAGGTTCAGATTTATCGAGAATGCTACTACTATCATCTCCATCTTTACGATCAGCAgttccatcaccatcattctcatCTCCATTGCGGACATCTGAAGCTTCCTCCTTTTCCTttgcatcatttttctttttatcagatTTGAAAGAGAACATCGAAGAGAGTTTTGTGCGAAAGCGTGAAAAGGAAGTAGAACGTGAAGGAGAAGATTTTTTGTCAGATTCCGTTTCAGGAGAATTTagatttgatttactgtcggtaCTCTCTTCGTCTGATGCCTTCTGTGGATCAGGGTCTAATTTGTCTAGCAAATCTACAATAGAATCATTATTGTATTTGTCACGTTTCTTGTTCTCAGGTGAACTTGACTCGCTCTGGAATTCTTCGTTTTCTGGATACTGTTCTGTCGAGGGTTCAAGAATAGTACTTTTTATATTCGGTTTGGCATAAATTGGTGGACATTTCTGCACTTCTGCTGCATCTGTCATATATTGATCAACAGGTAGTGTAGAATCTACTAAGGCTACTTTGCTGCTTGGTTGGAAATTTTCGGTAGCTTCGACTGTTTTGCCATTCTTAGTTCTAAAAGATGAATTTTTGGTGTTGTTACCTGGTTTTTCTTTGGTTACACCAACAATATCCTTGTTTGATTTCAATGTACCTCTGTTCACTGAATGCAAAGCAGCATTTAGGTTCTGAGTATCATTAGATGCTTCGAAAGTAATTGATTTATCAGGATCATTAAAATGACGGTCAAAGACTCTGTTATCTACTGCCTTGTTTTTATCTGATTTGCCATTTCTTTCGGATGTTTCTCGATCATTAGCACTAGAAACGTTACTTGTCGTTTCTTCTGGTGTATTATCTATTTCACTGGAACTATCTTCATTTGTAGAATCTTTTGTGAAAACAGAACGAAGTTTATTTCGGAAATTTGTGAAAGATCCCTTTTCGTTCGGACTTTCTGGGGACGTTTTGTCTAACCGTTCTTGGTCTGTGAGTGTTTCTCCATCAGAAACGTCCACTGTATCACCGGATGTAGCATCAATTTCGTTAGAACTATCTTCATTGTCAGAATCTTTTGCGAAAACAGATTGGACTTTGTTTCGAAAGTTTTTGAAaggatttctcttttctttcggaCTTCTAGGGGAATCTATGTCCGAATTTTCCTGCTGGTCTGTGGGTGTTTCCTCATCACTATGATCAGAGACATTTCCCGTTTGCGTGTCATCAAGTACAGAATCCATTTCTTTGGAACTATCTTCATTGTCAGAACCTTTTGCGAAAACGGAGCGGATTTTGTGTCGGAAACTTTTGGAAGGTTTGTTTTCGTTCGAATTTTTTGGCGAATTTATGTCGGAATGTTCATGTTGGTCTGAGGACGTTTCTTCATCACTATGATCAGAAATGCTGCGTGTTGTTGAATCGATTTCTTTGGAACTATCTTCATTGTCAGAACCTTTTGTGAAAACAGAGCGGATTTTGTGTCGGAAACTTTTAGGTTTGTTTTCGTTCGAATTTTCTGGCGAATTTCTGTCGGAATGTTCATATTGGTCTGTggatatttcttcattattatgatCAGAAATGTTGCCTGTTGTTGAATCATCAACTGTTGCATCGATTTCTTTGGAACTGTCTTCATCGTCAGAACCTTTTGCGAAAACAGAGCGGATTTTGTGTCGGAAACTTTTAGAAGGTTTGTTTTCGTTCGAATTTTCTGGCGAATTTCTGTCGGAATGTTCATGTTGGTCTGAGGACGTTTCTTCATTATTATGATCAGAAATGTTGCCTGTTGTTGAATCATCAACTGTTGCATCGATTTCTTTGGAACTATCTTCATTGTCAGAATCTTTTGCGAAAACAGAACGGACTTTGTTTCGCAAATTGTTGAAaggttttctcttttcttttggacCTCCTGGGGAATTTATGTCAGAAGATTCATGCTGGTCTGTGGACGTTTCCTCATCCGTTTGATCGGAAACATTTCCTGTCGTTGTGTTATCAAATGTAGAATCCATTTCATTGGAACTATCTTCATTGTCGGAGTCTTTTGTGAAAGCAGAACGAACTTTTTCTCGGAAGTTTTTAAAGAGTTTTCTGTTACCGCTGGGATTTTCTGGAGAATTTTTCTCTACGTCTCCTTGATTGTCTGAAGGTGTTTCTTCTTCACTATCACCAGAAACGTCACCTTTCTTTACATCAGGTGTATCATTCATTTCATTGGAACTAACTTCATTATCAGAGTCTTTTGTGAAAACAGGACGGATTTTCTTTCGGAagtttttgaaaagttttctgcTTTCCTTCGGACTTCTAGGGGAATTTTTGTCTGAATCTTCTTGCTGGTCTGTGGGTGTTTCTTCATCACTTTGATCAGAAACGTTACCTTTTCTTGCATCAGGCGTAGCATCCATTTCATTAGAACTATCTTCATTGTCAGAATCTTTTGTGAAAACAGATTGGACTTTGTTTCGAAAGTTTTTGAAaggatttctcttttctttcggaCTTCTAGGGGAATCTATGTCCGAATTTTCCTGCTGGTCTGTGGGCATTTCCTCGTTACTATGATCAGAAGCATTTCCCATTTGCGTGTCATCAAGTGTAGCATCGGTTTCATTGAAATTAACATCATTGTCAGTGTCCTTTGTGGAAGCAGGACGGATTTTTTTTCGGAAATTTTTGAAAGGTGTTCTGTTTTCGTCCgaattttctgaagaatttttgtGTAAATCTTCCAGCTGGTCTGCAGATGTCTCTTCTTCACTAtgatcagaaacattttttctccTATCGTCAAGTGAAACACCCATTTCACTGGAACTGTCTTCATTGTCAGAATCCTTTGCGAAAACAGAGCTGACTTTATTTCggatatttttgaaaaagtttttattttcttttggatTTTCAGAGGAATCTTCGTCTGATTGCTCCTTTTGGCCATCTTCAGAATTTTCTAAATTAATAAGAGGAGCATTATTGAGTCTATTCTGTGTATTGGTATTATCGTTTGAAGAGATAGAACCATATGTTCCCTCATCTTCTAAAATAGTTTTGTTTGATTGATCAGTAAATTTACTATTAGATACATTTTGGTCAAATATTCCGTTGTTGTCtggaatattttttctattaatcATGCGCGATTCATCACCATTGACATCATTTTTACGATCATTCTTTGACGCTTGATCAGCAGTAAAACTGCTTGCAACCTCACGAGAATTAAGAGAATAATCTTCTCTTGAATATCCAAATTAGAACATGAATCATTCCAATGGGTGTCATTTCCAACATCGGCAACTATTTCGTTTGGATCTTTAACTCTTAGAACTCTGTCTGCTGCCTGGTTATAGTCTTTTAATTCTCTACTTGTGTTGTGACTATCTTGAGTGGGGTACTGTTTATGTTTCGACTCAGAATAAGAATTCCCAACTTTATCTTCATTAGTTCCGATTAAATCTgaataattgtttttgttacctGACCCCGACTCATTTTGACAATTTGTAATGCTTGGTAAAATGTTATCTTCACTATTTGGGGTTGTTTTAAGGGTTTCATTTTCGATTGCTTTCTGTGTTACATTCAGCTGAATGGGTTTTATAAAGAAGTTTGTATAATCACCAAATCCCGTAGGCGTCATATTTAATTGGGTACGATAAGATATCATTTTTTCTTCTGCTCGATCTAAGCTGTAATTTACTAAGTCTGTTTTGGAATCGTCTCTTTCCTGATAGTCGTTGGAAAAGTAGAGATTACTATCACAGACACTTTCTGCAGGAAATATTTGCCCTTTTGTCTCAGAGCATTTGTCCTGATCCATTTTTCTTGAGCTGTTACTCTTTGACTGAGACAAACGTTTTGGTGAAGATGACCTGTTATTAGTTTTGATGGTACATggtaaatttgatttagtatcaACAGTATCCGAGTTGGTTTTGGTGTTGCTACTCaactttgtttgtttgctttgagatatagCACTTTTGGGATGATATTTTTCTGGCTGACTCGAACATTCTTTTGGATTGTTTGATTTAACTGGTTTTTGATGGGACAAGGGTATTCGAGATTTACTTTCAAGGCTCTGCTTTCTTCCACCATCAAGTGGATTTGCCATATGTCGGTCTCTAGAAATTGATCTAGAAGTACGAGATTGTTTTCTGCTTTGGGAAACACTTCTTTCTCTCTGACGCAACACAGGTGCCGCTGTAAGttgaaaaacataaaatcaaTTGAAGGATCGCGTTTATTCCGATATAATTGTATTCACTCGTTGCTAGCTATATTATTATATCTGGAGCTACCAACAGGAAAAGACTTTAATCTTTTGATATTGGATCGGTTAGGATTATATGTAAGTAGCgatggaaagttttatagatataAGCTTTCATGGAGATTCAtcagaaatatattcataagtatttcgtttttggatttggtttgcaagattctttatatgagttcgtgtgttgaagcatattctgttgtgtctggggagagtcattttctttttgtgccttgtaatgtaacacactcaccggtaaaatttccacatttcttatttttattttccaaaaattttcctaaaattttcgttgcatcatGTAACATTTTCAATGCgtacaaaagggaacgcagtgtaaataacggacagagtcaagactattgaaaaggatgcaagacgcaacgaaaattttaggaaaataaaaataagaagtaagtggaaattttatcggtgagtgtgttacattataaggcacaaaaagaaaatgactctcctcagacataaCAGAATTCATAAGTATAT from Octopus sinensis linkage group LG2, ASM634580v1, whole genome shotgun sequence encodes:
- the LOC115228809 gene encoding probable WRKY transcription factor protein 1 isoform X1, translated to MINRKNIPDNNGIFDQNVSNSKFTDQSNKTILEDEGTYGSISSNDNTNTQNRLNNAPLINLENSEDGQKEQSDEDSSENPKENKNFFKNIRNKVSSVFAKDSDNEDSSSEMGVSLDDRRKNVSDHSEEETSADQLEDLHKNSSENSDENRTPFKNFRKKIRPASTKDTDNDVNFNETDATLDDTQMGNASDHSNEEMPTDQQENSDIDSPRSPKEKRNPFKNFRNKVQSVFTKDSDNEDSSNEMDATPDARKGNVSDQSDEETPTDQQEDSDKNSPRSPKESRKLFKNFRKKIRPVFTKDSDNEVSSNEMNDTPDVKKGDVSGDSEEETPSDNQGDVEKNSPENPSGNRKLFKNFREKVRSAFTKDSDNEDSSNEMDSTFDNTTTGNVSDQTDEETSTDQHESSDINSPGGPKEKRKPFNNLRNKVRSVFAKDSDNEDSSKEIDATVDDSTTGNISDHNNEETSSDQHEHSDRNSPENSNENKPSKSFRHKIRSVFAKGSDDEDSSKEIDATVDDSTTGNISDHSDEETSSDQHEHSDINSPKNSNENKPSKSFRHKIRSVFAKGSDNEDSSKEMDSVLDDTQTGNVSDHSDEETPTDQQENSDIDSPRSPKEKRNPFKNFRNKVQSVFAKDSDNEDSSNEIDATSGDTVDVSDGETLTDQERLDKTSPESPNEKGSFTNFRNKLRSVFTKDSTNEDSSSEIDNTPEETTSNVSSANDRETSERNGKSDKNKAVDNRVFDRHFNDPDKSITFEASNDTQNLNAALHSVNRGTLKSNKDIVGVTKEKPGNNTKNSSFRTKNGKTVEATENFQPSSKVALVDSTLPVDQYMTDAAEVQKCPPIYAKPNIKSTILEPSTEQYPENEEFQSESSSPENKKRDKYNNDSIVDLLDKLDPDPQKASDEESTDSKSNLNSPETESDKKSSPSRSTSFSRFRTKLSSMFSFKSDKKKNDAKEKEEASDVRNGDENDGDGTADRKDGDDSSSILDKSEPSDGDDTTIRRDVLKPVKNISTHSPNINSKKKIERRQSDKTLSEDSEEELSKEERSHDREDIITGESDDNEYNPFDKFYNTNKGKHLTGLAPTNSNVNDLSSDGIQGIDEDKYYSDGKKTSNLNSTSSSPSTFYKTPPPYIPSKNIQEDSTIYQKPNNYNESEDNDSLFESSSLYTSSQLSESEFPPEQKDNAESTTPPMSSEADNKENAVKKTVPWYNKFRALFSLKKPEKTPVKDTTTDDGEFSRAESYHPKMLDTDGVDLDTVSNSPNWSDIIDDDVVSEDVQRKLAAQNSKLIFNNDGDSFVQTKPKLNSTENISRSTSFPDTEDQRTSSKLPTKGQSLDQDNTLQEGNSLKRWPHLGEITNVADNPMFQQEYPLSSERSTSNEYLSDDSLETEQKVQTNIDRNPLTQSRTLNAETFLDSTNSPKTVVASKKSSKVPIRVKKASFSGNKRPVLSPSQSRLFDYPNNEDTIKDSSKGTHLRKDGNDRTSTVSGNESNIMIKKRAKEPITLETSNAHLVRRSGRSPTETKDRRDVKKQVESKYKPIGDQAADGRRVLPKGGKKTKTTSYADSLDENLLTEIFSFLDQKTLIFTLPLVCKKWKRASCHPSLWQLVAFSHGRMTTNFLEKFSQRFTNLRELCFDNIQGRPKRRGESEKFYQKEIQGSLEQGLETVLISAEGSLQKLTITNCGPVFTERSLWLVSCYARLLEEFTYHSALHPPTAEVLWALASGCRDITKLDLSPINPRSPQQERFNNKCANLIAKGYPSLKSISIGGCGIDNQGLLLIAQQCQDLEELELNQFMADFNESSAKKLCKRGLHNLESLKFTHTPVQSETIQVFMKNCPNLKNINVQVKMQDYFSDSENSKFKQQYRFILIKLKSLKAYPKLDKILELDIRDNK
- the LOC115228809 gene encoding probable WRKY transcription factor protein 1 isoform X3 yields the protein MINRKNIPDNNGIFDQNVSNSKFTDQSNKTILEDEGTYGSISSNDNTNTQNRLNNAPLINLENSEDGQKEQSDEDSSENPKENKNFFKNIRNKVSSVFAKDSDNEDSSSEMGVSLDDRRKNVSDHSEEETSADQLEDLHKNSSENSDENRTPFKNFRKKIRPASTKDTDNDVNFNETDATLDDTQMGNASDHSNEEMPTDQQENSDIDSPRSPKEKRNPFKNFRNKVQSVFTKDSDNEDSSNEMDATPDARKGNVSDQSDEETPTDQQEDSDKNSPRSPKESRKLFKNFRKKIRPVFTKDSDNEVSSNEMNDTPDVKKGDVSGDSEEETPSDNQGDVEKNSPENPSGNRKLFKNFREKVRSAFTKDSDNEDSSNEMDSTFDNTTTGNVSDQTDEETSTDQHESSDINSPGGPKEKRKPFNNLRNKVRSVFAKDSDNEDSSKEIDATVDDSTTGNISDHNNEETSSDQHEHSDRNSPENSNENKPSKSFRHKIRSVFAKGSDDEDSSKEIDATVDDSTTGNISDHSDEETSSDQHEHSDINSPKNSNENKPSKSFRHKIRSVFAKGSDNEDSSKEMDSVLDDTQTGNVSDHSDEETPTDQQENSDIDSPRSPKEKRNPFKNFRNKVQSVFAKDSDNEDSSNEIDATSGDTVDVSDGETLTDQERLDKTSPESPNEKGSFTNFRNKLRSVFTKDSTNEDSSSEIDNTPEETTSNVSSANDRETSERNGKSDKNKAVDNRVFDRHFNDPDKSITFEASNDTQNLNAALHSVNRGTLKSNKDIVGVTKEKPGNNTKNSSFRTKNGKTVEATENFQPSSKVALVDSTLPVDQYMTDAAEVQKCPPIYAKPNIKSTILEPSTEQYPENEEFQSESSSPENKKRDKYNNDSIVDLLDKLDPDPQKASDEESTDSKSNLNSPETESDKKSSPSRSTSFSRFRTKLSSMFSFKSDKKKNDAKEKEEASDVRNGDENDGDGTADRKDGDDSSSILDKSEPSDGDDTTIRRDVLKPVKNISTHSPNINSKKKIERRQSDKTLSEDSEEELSKEERSHDREDIITGESDDNEYNPFDKFYNTNKGKHLTGLAPTNSNVNDLSSDGIQGIDEDKYYSDGKKTSNLNSTSSSPSTFYKTPPPYIPSKNIQEDSTIYQKPNNYNESEDNDSLFESSSLYTSSQLSESEFPPEQKDNAESTTPPMSSEADNKENAVKKTVPWYNKFRALFSLKKPEKTPVKDTTTDDGEFSRAESYHPKMLDTDGVDLDTVSNSPNWSDIIDDDVVSEDVQRKLAAQNSKLIFNNDGDSFVQTKPKLNSTENISRSTSFPDTEDQRTSSKLPTKGQSLDQDNTLQEGNSLKRWPHLGEITNVADNPMFQQEYPLSSERSTSNEYLSDDSLETEQKVQTNIDRNPLTQSRTLNAETFLDSTNSPKTVVASKKSSKVPIRVKKASFSGNKRPVLSPSQSRLFDYPNNEDTIKDSSKGTHLRKDGNDRTSTVSGNESNIMIKKRAKEPITLETSNAHLVRRSGRSPTETKDRRDVKKQVESKYKPIGDQAADGRRVLPKGGKKTKTTS